A single bacterium DNA region contains:
- a CDS encoding glycosyltransferase family 2 protein, translating to MSTYDILLLVFYCLMMLVLSVYSFHAYLMVYLYRKNRINRQKVRCQITEWPTVTVQLPIYNEKYVVERLIDSAAALDYPKDKLEIQVLDDSTDETREHAEQLAEKYRRQGINIVHLHRTDRSGFKAGALKAGLAVAQGEFLAIFDADFVPPVDFLRNMMPYFSSPKIGLVQARWGHINGQASLLTKGQAIGLDAHFVIEHGARNSSGIFMNFNGTAGVWRKEAIVNAGDWQQDTLTEDMDLSYRAQLAGWEFIYVNDIVCPAEVPEEVHGYKAQQYRWAKGAIQTAKKLLPRIWRDPKLTGLRKWEATVHLTNHIVFPVMLMVTLLSFPMMILKVSQAASRGFFIGATVFTICAFSYPIFYIYAQKEIYPDWRRRILFLPILMAGAIGLSVINSKAVFSALFNRQSAFARTPKYNLTLGKPKGWSGKKYKAKFELTVVLELLLVVYTSAALWYAFEHMQLASVPFLLLYWLGFLFVGSLSVAHSFRS from the coding sequence GTGTACTCCTTCCATGCATATCTGATGGTCTATCTTTACCGCAAGAACAGGATCAACCGCCAAAAGGTCCGCTGCCAGATCACCGAATGGCCCACGGTCACGGTGCAGCTTCCCATCTACAACGAGAAGTATGTGGTGGAGCGGCTGATTGACTCGGCGGCCGCCCTGGACTATCCCAAGGACAAGCTGGAGATCCAGGTGCTGGACGATTCCACCGACGAGACCAGGGAGCACGCCGAACAGCTGGCCGAAAAGTACCGCAGACAGGGGATCAACATCGTCCACCTGCACCGCACCGACCGCAGCGGATTCAAGGCCGGAGCGCTTAAGGCCGGGCTGGCCGTGGCCCAGGGCGAGTTCCTGGCCATCTTCGACGCCGACTTCGTGCCCCCGGTTGATTTCCTCAGGAACATGATGCCCTACTTCTCCTCGCCCAAGATCGGCCTGGTGCAGGCCCGCTGGGGCCATATCAACGGCCAGGCCTCGCTCCTGACCAAGGGCCAGGCCATAGGGCTGGACGCCCATTTCGTGATAGAGCACGGGGCCCGCAATTCTTCCGGCATCTTCATGAACTTCAACGGCACCGCCGGGGTCTGGCGGAAGGAGGCCATAGTCAACGCCGGCGACTGGCAGCAGGACACCCTGACCGAGGACATGGACCTGTCCTACCGGGCCCAGCTGGCCGGGTGGGAGTTCATCTACGTCAACGATATAGTCTGTCCGGCCGAGGTGCCGGAGGAGGTCCACGGCTACAAAGCCCAGCAGTACCGCTGGGCCAAGGGGGCCATCCAGACCGCCAAAAAACTTCTGCCCCGGATCTGGCGCGATCCCAAGCTTACCGGCCTGCGCAAGTGGGAGGCCACCGTCCATTTGACCAACCACATCGTCTTCCCGGTGATGCTGATGGTGACCCTGCTGTCCTTCCCCATGATGATCCTCAAGGTCTCCCAGGCCGCCTCCCGGGGATTCTTCATCGGGGCCACGGTCTTCACCATTTGCGCCTTCAGCTATCCCATCTTCTACATCTACGCCCAAAAGGAGATCTATCCCGACTGGCGCCGCCGCATCCTGTTTCTGCCCATTTTGATGGCCGGGGCCATCGGCCTGTCGGTGATCAACTCCAAGGCGGTGTTCAGCGCGTTGTTCAACCGCCAGAGCGCCTTTGCCCGCACCCCCAAGTACAACCTGACCCTGGGCAAGCCCAAGGGCTGGTCCGGAAAGAAATACAAGGCCAAGTTCGAACTGACGGTGGTGCTGGAACTGCTTTTGGTGGTCTACACCTCGGCGGCCTTGTGGTACGCTTTTGAGCACATGCAGCTGGCCTCGGTGCCGTTCTTATTGTTGTACTGGCTGGGTTTCTTGTTCGTGGGAAGCTTGTCGGTGGCGCATAGTTTTAGAAGCTAG